From a single Raphanus sativus cultivar WK10039 chromosome 3, ASM80110v3, whole genome shotgun sequence genomic region:
- the LOC108847040 gene encoding oxysterol-binding protein-related protein 1B: MEAKVISCTTFGEDKVIKIVVSSHRAVTNYKPGENETTVVVADDTCSKKDVEEIKKTCEKLDYVYEGRLHEDYAQTNIGPGLV; the protein is encoded by the coding sequence atggAAGCCAAAGTGATTTCTTGCACTACTTTTGGAGAAGACAAGGTCATAAAGATTGTTGTTTCGAGCCATCGTGCAGTCACCAACTACAAACCTGGAGAAAACGAAACGACCGTTGTTGTTGCCGATGATACTTGCTCCAAGAAAGATGTTGAAGAGATTAAGAAGACTTGTGAGAAGCTCGATTATGTTTACGAAGGAAGACTTCACGAAGATTACGCTCAGACCAACATTGGACCTGGTTTGGTCTGA